One Pirellulales bacterium genomic region harbors:
- a CDS encoding helix-turn-helix transcriptional regulator produces the protein MSRTPIHPQQLAAPVAPSGLTGREREVLARIAVGMTSKEIAASLGVSLRTINTHREHLAKKLNTSSVAGMVRYAIEHDVNVEP, from the coding sequence TTGTCTCGCACTCCGATCCATCCTCAGCAACTCGCCGCCCCGGTCGCGCCGAGCGGTCTCACAGGGCGCGAACGCGAAGTGCTGGCGCGCATCGCGGTGGGCATGACCAGCAAAGAGATCGCGGCCTCGCTCGGCGTCAGTCTTCGCACCATCAACACCCATCGCGAGCATCTGGCGAAGAAGCTCAACACGTCGTCGGTCGCTGGGATGGTACGGTACGCGATCGAACACGACGTCAACGTCGAAC